A genomic segment from uncultured Marinifilum sp. encodes:
- the ffh gene encoding signal recognition particle protein produces MFENLNERLERSFKILKGQGKITEINVAETLKDVRRALLDADVNFKIAKSFTNTVKEKALGQNVLTALKPNQVMVKIVHDELAELMGGTQVDINTKGKPAVILIAGLQGSGKTTFSGKLANLLKTKRSLNPLLVACDVYRPAAIDQLKVLGEQINVPVYSDVDNKNPVKIAKAAIKEAKAKGNDLVIVDTAGRLAIDEEMMNEIEAVKNAIDPSETLFVVDSMTGQDAVNTAKEFNDRLNFDGVVLTKLDGDTRGGAALSIRSVVDKPIKFVGTGEKMEALDVFHPDRMADRILGMGDIVSLVERAQEQFDEEEAKKLQKKIAKNQFNFNDFLSQISQIKKMGNLKDLASMIPGVGKALKNIDIDDDAFKGVEAIIFSMTPGEREDPKLINGSRRKRIADGSGSTIQDVNRLIKQFDETRKLMKMMSKGGNMSRMMGNMGRKR; encoded by the coding sequence ATGTTTGAAAATCTTAACGAAAGACTTGAGCGATCGTTCAAAATATTAAAGGGACAGGGGAAAATTACCGAAATCAATGTTGCAGAAACTTTGAAAGACGTAAGGCGTGCATTGTTGGATGCCGATGTTAACTTTAAAATTGCCAAGTCGTTTACCAATACCGTAAAAGAAAAAGCATTAGGACAAAACGTACTTACTGCTCTTAAACCTAACCAGGTAATGGTGAAAATTGTTCACGATGAACTGGCCGAGTTAATGGGTGGAACTCAAGTTGATATCAATACAAAGGGGAAACCTGCCGTAATATTAATTGCCGGATTACAAGGTTCGGGTAAAACCACTTTCTCTGGAAAGTTAGCAAATCTGCTTAAAACGAAACGTTCACTAAATCCATTATTGGTCGCTTGTGATGTGTATCGTCCTGCTGCTATCGATCAGTTAAAAGTGTTAGGAGAACAAATTAATGTTCCTGTTTACTCTGATGTTGATAATAAAAATCCGGTTAAGATTGCTAAAGCTGCTATAAAAGAAGCTAAAGCAAAAGGAAATGATTTGGTAATTGTCGATACTGCTGGGCGTTTGGCTATTGATGAAGAGATGATGAACGAGATCGAGGCAGTTAAAAATGCTATCGATCCTAGCGAAACTCTTTTCGTGGTTGATTCTATGACTGGTCAGGATGCAGTAAACACAGCAAAAGAATTTAACGATCGTTTAAATTTCGATGGTGTTGTTTTAACCAAATTAGATGGTGATACAAGAGGTGGTGCGGCTTTATCTATTCGTTCGGTTGTTGATAAACCAATTAAATTTGTAGGTACAGGCGAAAAAATGGAAGCTCTTGATGTTTTCCATCCCGATCGTATGGCCGATCGAATTTTAGGTATGGGTGATATCGTTTCTCTTGTGGAGCGTGCTCAGGAACAATTCGATGAAGAAGAAGCTAAAAAGCTTCAGAAAAAAATTGCAAAAAATCAGTTTAACTTTAACGATTTCTTGTCTCAGATTTCTCAGATTAAAAAAATGGGTAATCTAAAAGATTTGGCTTCCATGATTCCAGGAGTAGGAAAAGCTTTAAAGAATATCGATATCGACGACGATGCTTTTAAAGGCGTTGAAGCTATTATTTTCTCAATGACACCTGGAGAAAGAGAAGATCCAAAACTAATTAATGGTTCGCGAAGGAAAAGAATTGCCGATGGTAGCGGTTCTACAATTCAGGATGTAAACAGACTGATTAAGCAGTTCGACGAAACCAGAAAACTTATGAAAATGATGTCTAAAGGCGGTAACATGTCCCGAATGATGGGGAATATGGGACGCAAAAGATAA
- the argS gene encoding arginine--tRNA ligase, producing MSIESLIKGKVIEAVKNCYGQDIEEKTVQIQKTRREFEGDLTVVVFPFLRFSKKSPEETAKDLGQFLTENIETVSAFNVVKGFLNLVIDSSYWISVLNSAVKTNNYGFTPLKEGAKKVMIEYSSPNTNKPLHLGHIRNNLLGYSVAQILKANGFEVIKVNLVNDRGIHICKSMLAWLRFGEGETPESTGMKGDHLVGKYYVKFDQEYKKEIEALIAKGMEADEAKKQAPLLLEAQDMLRKWEAGDEETVALWRKMNDWVLAGFDITYKKMGVDFDKVYFESNTYKQGKAIVEKGLSDGILYQKDTGSVWANLEADGLDHKLLLRDDGTSVYMTQDIGTAYERFDEFNIDEHIYVVGNEQNYHFQVLSLIMGKLGYEWHDKIQHLSYGMVELPEGKMKSREGTVVDADDLMNEMVNTARDTSKELGKLQGYSEEEAEDVYNKVAMGALKYFILKVDPKKNMMFNPKESIDFNGNTGPFIQYTYARIQSVLKKAIDSGIELPDAAVANLDIAEKESILIQMVANYPVIIKEAGNETSPAQIANFVYDLVKEYNQFYHDFPIAKEENTDLRAFRMVLSKQIGEIIKSGMSLLGIGVPERM from the coding sequence ATGAGCATCGAAAGTTTAATTAAAGGTAAAGTTATTGAAGCCGTAAAAAACTGTTACGGTCAGGATATTGAGGAGAAAACAGTTCAAATTCAGAAAACAAGACGAGAATTTGAAGGAGATTTAACAGTTGTTGTGTTTCCATTCCTGCGTTTTTCAAAAAAATCACCAGAAGAAACAGCTAAAGATCTTGGTCAATTTTTAACAGAAAATATAGAGACCGTATCGGCATTTAATGTTGTAAAAGGTTTTCTTAACCTAGTTATTGATAGTTCATATTGGATTTCTGTTTTAAATTCAGCTGTTAAAACAAATAATTATGGATTTACTCCTTTAAAAGAGGGAGCTAAAAAAGTAATGATTGAATATTCGTCTCCGAATACAAATAAGCCTCTTCATCTAGGACATATTCGTAACAACCTTTTAGGTTATTCGGTAGCTCAAATTTTAAAAGCCAACGGATTCGAAGTTATTAAAGTTAATTTGGTAAACGATCGAGGAATCCATATTTGTAAGTCGATGTTGGCTTGGTTAAGATTTGGAGAGGGAGAAACTCCAGAATCAACAGGAATGAAAGGCGATCATCTGGTTGGAAAATATTACGTAAAATTCGATCAGGAATATAAAAAGGAAATTGAAGCTTTAATAGCCAAAGGTATGGAGGCCGACGAAGCGAAAAAACAAGCTCCTTTATTGTTGGAAGCACAAGATATGTTGCGTAAATGGGAGGCTGGAGATGAAGAAACTGTAGCACTATGGCGCAAAATGAACGATTGGGTTTTAGCCGGATTCGATATTACATACAAGAAAATGGGTGTAGATTTCGATAAGGTTTATTTCGAATCAAATACTTACAAGCAAGGAAAAGCAATTGTAGAGAAAGGATTGTCTGATGGAATATTGTACCAAAAAGATACAGGTTCTGTTTGGGCAAATCTAGAAGCTGATGGATTGGATCATAAATTATTGCTTCGCGACGATGGAACCTCAGTTTATATGACTCAGGATATTGGAACTGCATACGAGCGTTTCGATGAATTCAATATCGACGAACATATTTACGTAGTAGGTAACGAGCAAAATTATCACTTTCAGGTTTTGTCATTAATCATGGGTAAGCTTGGTTACGAATGGCACGATAAAATTCAGCATCTTTCCTATGGAATGGTCGAATTGCCCGAAGGTAAAATGAAATCGCGTGAAGGAACAGTGGTTGATGCCGATGACCTAATGAACGAAATGGTAAATACTGCCAGAGATACTTCAAAAGAATTAGGAAAGTTACAAGGTTATTCAGAGGAAGAGGCTGAGGATGTTTATAATAAAGTTGCCATGGGTGCTTTAAAATATTTTATCCTTAAAGTAGATCCTAAGAAAAATATGATGTTTAATCCGAAAGAATCTATTGATTTTAACGGAAATACAGGCCCATTCATCCAATATACTTATGCCAGAATTCAATCGGTATTGAAAAAGGCTATTGATTCGGGAATTGAATTGCCTGATGCTGCAGTCGCAAATCTTGATATTGCAGAAAAAGAATCAATTCTGATTCAAATGGTAGCTAATTATCCTGTAATTATTAAAGAGGCTGGTAATGAAACAAGCCCAGCGCAAATAGCTAATTTTGTTTACGATCTTGTAAAGGAATACAATCAATTTTATCACGATTTTCCAATTGCAAAAGAAGAAAATACAGATTTAAGAGCATTCCGTATGGTACTTTCAAAACAAATTGGAGAGATCATTAAATCGGGTATGAGCCTTTTGGGAATAGGGGTTCCTGAAAGAATGTAA
- a CDS encoding tetratricopeptide repeat protein: MKNFILILVIAFFPFNLFASIKNEAIPKKITPNNLSQLYSLAESYYYKNDPKAMHIANMLAEKSLAFEKMDQHALATELMGRIYLYKGNMPKAQECFETSFTYWENLRDTCHISFLYGYFAELNYLRCNYPKADSLYHKSINLKIKIKDSLNYAYTYNALGNLKFTTCHYPEALSLYLKGLNLNRKHSNISGICYSLNALGKAYLEINNIKLAKEYFEEALELGKKNKLLKNIAYSLIQLGYIQNNLGNRNTAIESFNRALEMSKELDSKNGIASSYMGIGEVFQSMDQNDKAIEYQHKALRIFQQLESKKDIAKCYQNIGMILKSLKDFSFARENYAKAIKIYQEIGFIKGAAEVYRKSGNTYLSEGQDSLALVQYEKSLEIQKSIKNLKGIASCYTNMGLIYLNRGNLSKSENYFNRSVSINKMIKYNGGIGSVYNNLAALHLAKADTSKAIYYLNSSLDIATKINRKTLMAENNKNLSDIYASLNNYKKSLNYYKKYVNLYNQLYNAQSENRIGWIQMQSEKEKRENLVHMHAKEQSIKEEKLKKEKLNNTFLIVVIGLIITFTGILIYFYNAVKKSNKKLNLEIEERKKAEALIEDHQHNLESLVKIRTLELLKAKDKAEQADRLKTSFLANMSHEIRTPMNAIIGFSKLMAITSSKEKHKYYTNIITDNGHILLTLVNDIIDISMLESNQIKIKKSNFSLIPIFEELKQIFKEQIAKTGKDNLQINLIVPENVNDIFIYSDLVRLKQIIINLLRNAIKFTESGHIDFGFELINEDIRFFVKDTGIGIPKEEQTTIYDRFRQASNNTIQHGGTGLGLTISKNLVELLGGKIWFNSEPGIGSQFFIDFNLNDHKVLKIPNKKLTMEKMDFSGKHILVAEDVESNFLYINEVLKKVNANVTWSQDGIETIEKFQDNHYDLILMDIQMPKINGYQATRQIKKQDPNVPVIAQSAYAFKDENIKINEAGCDAFISKPYTENELLSIISKNMS, translated from the coding sequence ATGAAGAACTTTATACTAATTCTTGTTATTGCTTTTTTCCCCTTTAATTTGTTTGCAAGCATTAAAAATGAGGCAATTCCAAAAAAAATAACCCCCAATAATTTAAGTCAGCTATACTCCCTTGCCGAATCGTATTACTATAAAAATGATCCAAAAGCTATGCATATAGCAAATATGCTTGCAGAAAAATCGCTGGCATTTGAAAAAATGGATCAACACGCTTTGGCAACAGAACTTATGGGGCGTATTTATTTGTACAAAGGAAATATGCCAAAAGCTCAGGAATGCTTCGAAACATCGTTTACTTACTGGGAAAATTTAAGAGATACTTGTCACATAAGTTTTCTTTACGGATATTTTGCAGAATTAAATTATTTGCGCTGTAACTATCCAAAAGCAGACAGCCTGTATCATAAAAGTATTAATCTTAAAATAAAAATAAAAGATAGTTTAAATTATGCTTATACCTATAATGCTCTGGGAAATCTAAAATTCACAACATGTCATTATCCCGAAGCATTATCTTTATATCTAAAAGGTCTAAATCTTAACCGAAAACACAGCAATATTTCAGGCATTTGTTATTCTTTAAATGCCTTAGGAAAAGCATATCTAGAAATAAACAATATTAAATTGGCAAAAGAATATTTCGAAGAAGCACTAGAATTAGGTAAAAAAAATAAATTACTAAAGAATATCGCTTATAGTTTAATTCAATTGGGATATATCCAGAACAATTTAGGGAATAGAAACACTGCCATTGAATCGTTTAACAGGGCATTAGAAATGAGTAAGGAACTAGATTCGAAAAATGGGATAGCCAGTTCATATATGGGCATAGGTGAGGTTTTTCAATCGATGGATCAGAATGATAAAGCAATAGAATATCAGCACAAAGCACTTCGAATATTTCAACAATTAGAATCGAAAAAAGATATTGCCAAATGTTATCAAAACATAGGTATGATACTAAAATCGTTGAAAGATTTTAGTTTTGCCAGGGAAAATTACGCTAAAGCAATAAAAATTTACCAAGAAATAGGTTTTATAAAAGGTGCTGCCGAGGTTTATCGCAAATCTGGCAATACTTATTTAAGTGAAGGACAAGACTCTTTAGCCTTAGTTCAATATGAAAAATCCTTAGAAATACAAAAATCTATTAAAAACCTAAAAGGCATAGCTTCTTGTTATACAAATATGGGTTTAATTTATTTAAACAGAGGAAATTTATCAAAATCGGAAAACTATTTTAATAGATCGGTAAGTATTAATAAAATGATTAAGTACAATGGTGGTATAGGCTCTGTATACAATAATTTAGCTGCTCTACACTTAGCTAAAGCCGATACTTCTAAAGCTATTTATTACTTAAATTCGAGTCTAGATATTGCTACGAAAATTAACAGAAAAACCTTAATGGCAGAAAACAACAAAAATTTGTCTGATATTTATGCCAGCCTGAATAATTATAAAAAATCCTTAAATTATTACAAAAAATACGTTAATCTCTACAACCAACTTTATAATGCCCAATCGGAAAACCGAATTGGTTGGATTCAAATGCAAAGTGAAAAAGAAAAACGAGAAAATCTTGTTCACATGCACGCTAAAGAGCAATCTATTAAAGAAGAAAAACTAAAAAAAGAGAAGCTTAACAACACCTTTTTAATTGTCGTTATTGGCTTAATTATTACTTTCACTGGTATTCTTATATATTTTTATAACGCGGTAAAAAAATCTAATAAAAAACTTAATCTGGAAATAGAAGAACGAAAAAAAGCCGAAGCCCTTATTGAAGATCATCAGCATAACCTTGAAAGCCTAGTAAAAATAAGAACATTAGAATTATTAAAAGCTAAAGATAAAGCAGAGCAGGCCGATCGATTAAAAACATCTTTTCTTGCAAATATGTCGCACGAAATTAGAACTCCAATGAATGCCATTATTGGTTTTTCGAAATTAATGGCAATAACAAGCTCAAAAGAAAAGCATAAATACTATACCAATATTATTACTGATAATGGGCACATTCTACTTACTTTGGTTAATGATATTATCGATATTTCAATGCTGGAATCGAATCAGATTAAAATAAAAAAATCAAATTTTTCTCTTATTCCTATTTTTGAAGAATTAAAACAAATCTTCAAAGAACAAATAGCTAAAACTGGAAAAGACAATCTTCAAATTAATCTTATTGTTCCCGAAAATGTTAATGATATTTTTATTTATTCCGATTTAGTTAGGCTAAAACAAATTATCATCAACCTCCTTAGAAACGCAATAAAATTCACAGAATCGGGACATATAGATTTTGGCTTTGAGCTAATTAATGAAGACATAAGATTTTTTGTAAAAGATACAGGTATAGGAATTCCTAAAGAAGAACAAACAACAATTTATGATAGATTTAGACAAGCAAGTAACAATACTATTCAACACGGAGGAACAGGCTTAGGACTTACCATTTCAAAAAATTTAGTAGAGCTTTTAGGTGGAAAAATTTGGTTTAATTCGGAACCGGGAATAGGAAGTCAGTTTTTTATAGACTTTAATTTAAACGATCATAAAGTACTAAAAATACCTAATAAAAAACTTACTATGGAGAAAATGGATTTCTCGGGTAAACATATATTAGTTGCCGAAGATGTAGAATCAAATTTCCTTTATATTAATGAAGTTTTAAAGAAAGTAAATGCAAATGTAACTTGGTCGCAAGATGGCATCGAAACCATTGAAAAATTTCAGGACAATCATTATGATTTAATTTTAATGGATATTCAAATGCCAAAAATTAATGGATATCAAGCTACCAGACAAATAAAAAAACAAGATCCCAATGTTCCGGTAATTGCACAATCGGCTTATGCATTTAAAGATGAAAATATTAAAATAAACGAAGCTGGTTGTGATGCATTTATTTCTAAGCCATACACCGAAAACGAATTACTTTCGATAATATCTAAAAACATGAGCTAA
- a CDS encoding aminotransferase class IV, producing MSECYQYIYLQNEKLKTSESFKDSYIQHGVSLYEVIRIISGKAIFLEEHYARLCNSAKEINVDIWYDFPKFKKSIQILTEKNDVQEGNIKLVFNIKEKEYNFFAYFVKHSYPDKSLYKNGVRTIIHQAERSTPTAKIYNHELRSKTNNLIQEAEIFEVILLDSLGNITEGSRSNLFFIKNDTLYTAPDNKVLHGVVRGKVIKIAEKLKISTSKQRIKLSELNEYEAAFLTGTSPMILPIKMINAINFSVSHPIISKILNEYKAMIKEDLY from the coding sequence ATGAGTGAATGCTACCAATACATATATTTACAAAACGAAAAATTAAAGACTTCTGAAAGCTTTAAAGATAGTTATATTCAACATGGGGTATCTCTTTACGAGGTTATTAGGATTATTTCGGGGAAAGCTATTTTTCTTGAAGAACATTATGCTCGTTTATGCAATTCAGCAAAAGAAATTAATGTAGATATATGGTACGATTTTCCTAAGTTTAAAAAAAGTATTCAAATTCTGACAGAAAAAAACGATGTACAGGAAGGTAATATAAAACTGGTTTTCAATATAAAAGAAAAAGAATATAATTTTTTCGCATATTTTGTAAAGCACTCTTATCCAGATAAAAGCTTATACAAAAATGGAGTTAGAACAATAATTCATCAAGCCGAAAGATCAACACCTACAGCAAAAATTTACAATCACGAACTTCGATCCAAGACTAATAATTTAATTCAGGAAGCAGAAATATTTGAGGTTATTCTATTAGATTCTCTAGGAAATATTACGGAAGGAAGCCGATCAAATTTATTCTTTATTAAGAATGATACTCTTTATACCGCTCCCGATAATAAAGTACTACACGGAGTAGTGCGTGGAAAAGTAATTAAAATTGCAGAAAAATTGAAAATTAGCACTTCAAAACAAAGAATAAAACTCTCAGAATTAAACGAATACGAAGCAGCTTTTTTAACTGGAACTTCTCCAATGATACTACCAATAAAAATGATTAATGCTATCAATTTTTCGGTTTCGCATCCTATAATAAGTAAAATACTAAACGAATATAAAGCTATGATAAAAGAAGATCTTTATTAA
- a CDS encoding histidine kinase — translation MNFSTKPFIFLSLLLISNIFAFGINSSAIKFSMHNGLPSNGVNDIFEDSRGLVWLATDAGVCEFTGATIKFRPSLSKLEGEQINCIKEDINGNLFFAVKGIGLYKFDGNKLIIIKEESTAYFEDIHSFVIHKEKLFIGTSNGVFYGNINNGSIKPVLLKYSINVLKLELIKNRLLIISKHNVHNSIYDIESDKIITSQKTIQVDFGKQLNKQVAINSLSEVLLKENNIIRSYDIIQKLKIDEKEYFLLRNFVKGKEFRKVISYSNNKFVDISAKYNLKNIFIQSLFHKKNGRSLWLATKENALFCIKKNRFSNFGVEYLKLTNQTIVGIEYLPSEELIIATENNLLKLVNNKFTELISSKHFCLLQDNKNCQLQLKINHIRINSDGLLWIATNKGFYTFNPISNQLNYKGIARVNNFIFTKEGNLFCSALNGFCIYDIEQGGKKTIPINFEYKESEITKIIERKGEIWVSIRSKGIIRYKKGKLFYYNNQNTGIHNVVNDFSILSDSLMIVGGNNGIIYKLKYKNDSLVVFDTISEKEGLRGMSVHGFQFLSDGSLWCGTNEGIHRFVCNSENNDAKENLRFWSLSDANIKYPGKESLVDKDGNIWVNTNRELIKINTKCDKVQQSCTIKLLKVLNNGSSIKYSEADKWTGVYKEPIFFGYKEKDITFKLAYSYCENPINNMFRYRLLGHKQEWSRWQNSNEVAYTNLRSGEYRFEFEGKCLSTGCISQYGIDFIIETPWLRTEGFILLVLILFVSIIIGILNFYKNKIRKEEKNKSKQINKMLGLKIKAIQYQLDPHFIFNSLNSIQSYMLDEDMDLALEYLSDFSMILRKNISNANKNLICLSDELSYLKLYLKLEQMRFADKFDYEINIDSNIKPMNVKLPPMIIQPFLEHIIRKGLSVLEGGGKLSLRFKQEENEYLKCIIIDNGIEDRSFDKNTFTSSENDFSNYLQLTRERLDLLNKVSLTGKYYYYTIENLSGKSLKEKGIKTELGFPIA, via the coding sequence ATGAATTTTTCAACAAAACCATTTATATTTCTTTCTCTTTTACTTATTTCTAACATATTTGCTTTTGGAATTAATAGCTCAGCCATTAAATTTTCTATGCATAATGGTTTGCCTAGTAATGGTGTTAACGATATTTTTGAAGATTCGAGAGGTCTTGTATGGCTGGCTACCGATGCCGGAGTATGCGAATTTACCGGGGCTACTATTAAATTCAGACCAAGCTTGTCGAAATTAGAGGGAGAGCAAATTAATTGTATTAAAGAAGATATTAATGGAAATTTATTTTTTGCTGTAAAAGGTATTGGTTTATATAAATTCGATGGAAATAAACTAATAATTATAAAAGAAGAATCTACTGCTTACTTCGAAGATATACATTCTTTTGTTATTCATAAAGAGAAGTTATTTATTGGAACATCAAATGGTGTTTTTTATGGGAATATTAATAATGGCAGTATAAAACCTGTATTGCTTAAATACTCGATAAATGTATTAAAACTAGAGTTGATTAAAAATCGTTTATTAATAATTTCGAAACACAATGTCCATAATTCTATTTATGATATTGAATCTGATAAAATAATTACGAGTCAAAAAACAATACAAGTTGATTTTGGAAAACAATTAAATAAGCAAGTTGCAATTAATTCATTATCAGAAGTTCTATTAAAGGAAAATAATATTATAAGGAGTTACGATATTATCCAAAAGCTTAAAATCGACGAAAAAGAGTATTTTTTGTTACGGAATTTTGTAAAGGGAAAGGAATTTCGGAAAGTAATATCTTATTCGAATAATAAGTTCGTGGATATCTCTGCAAAGTATAATCTTAAGAATATTTTTATACAGTCTTTATTCCATAAGAAAAATGGACGTAGTTTATGGTTAGCTACAAAAGAGAATGCTTTATTTTGCATTAAAAAGAATCGCTTTTCCAACTTCGGTGTAGAGTATCTAAAGCTAACAAATCAAACCATTGTAGGGATTGAATATTTGCCATCTGAAGAATTAATTATTGCTACCGAAAATAACTTATTAAAACTGGTAAATAATAAATTTACAGAGCTGATTTCTAGTAAACATTTTTGTTTGTTACAAGACAATAAAAATTGTCAGTTACAATTAAAGATTAATCACATCAGAATTAATTCTGATGGTTTATTATGGATTGCTACAAATAAGGGGTTTTACACTTTTAATCCAATATCGAACCAATTAAATTATAAGGGTATTGCCCGTGTGAATAATTTTATATTTACTAAGGAAGGTAATTTGTTTTGTTCTGCATTAAATGGATTTTGTATTTATGATATAGAGCAAGGAGGTAAAAAGACCATCCCAATTAATTTTGAATATAAGGAGTCTGAGATTACTAAAATTATTGAACGTAAAGGTGAAATATGGGTATCAATTAGGAGTAAAGGTATTATTAGATATAAAAAAGGGAAGTTATTTTACTACAACAATCAGAATACAGGTATTCATAATGTTGTAAATGATTTTAGTATATTATCAGATTCATTAATGATTGTAGGAGGAAATAATGGAATTATTTACAAACTCAAATATAAAAACGATAGTTTAGTTGTTTTCGATACAATATCAGAAAAAGAAGGTTTAAGAGGAATGTCGGTTCATGGTTTTCAGTTCCTAAGCGATGGTTCGCTGTGGTGTGGTACTAATGAAGGAATTCATCGTTTTGTTTGTAATTCAGAAAATAATGATGCGAAAGAAAATCTTCGGTTTTGGAGTTTAAGTGATGCTAATATTAAATATCCTGGAAAAGAATCTTTAGTGGATAAAGATGGAAATATATGGGTTAATACAAATCGAGAGTTGATTAAGATTAATACCAAATGTGATAAAGTACAACAATCATGTACAATAAAATTATTAAAAGTACTTAATAATGGTTCCTCTATTAAATATTCTGAAGCAGACAAATGGACTGGTGTATATAAAGAGCCAATCTTTTTTGGCTATAAAGAGAAAGACATTACTTTTAAATTAGCTTATTCGTATTGCGAAAACCCAATAAATAATATGTTTAGGTATCGTTTATTAGGACATAAGCAGGAATGGAGCAGATGGCAAAATAGTAACGAGGTTGCTTATACTAATTTACGAAGCGGTGAGTATCGGTTCGAGTTTGAAGGAAAATGTTTAAGTACTGGCTGTATTTCTCAATACGGAATTGATTTTATAATTGAAACTCCTTGGTTAAGAACTGAGGGTTTTATACTGCTGGTTTTAATTTTATTTGTATCTATAATTATTGGAATACTTAATTTTTATAAAAATAAAATAAGGAAAGAAGAGAAAAATAAAAGTAAACAAATTAATAAAATGCTGGGGCTTAAAATAAAGGCTATTCAGTATCAGTTAGATCCTCATTTTATTTTTAATTCATTAAATTCCATTCAAAGTTATATGTTAGATGAAGATATGGATTTAGCTCTTGAGTATTTGTCTGATTTTTCTATGATTTTAAGGAAAAATATTAGTAATGCGAACAAAAATTTGATATGCTTAAGCGATGAGTTATCCTATTTAAAATTGTATCTGAAATTAGAGCAAATGCGTTTTGCCGATAAGTTTGATTACGAGATTAATATTGACTCTAATATTAAGCCGATGAATGTGAAATTACCTCCTATGATTATTCAGCCTTTTCTGGAACATATAATACGAAAAGGATTAAGTGTATTAGAAGGCGGAGGAAAACTTAGCTTGAGGTTTAAGCAGGAAGAAAATGAATATCTAAAATGTATTATTATCGATAATGGAATTGAAGATAGATCCTTTGATAAAAATACTTTTACAAGTAGTGAAAATGATTTTAGTAATTATCTTCAATTAACCCGAGAAAGATTGGACTTACTAAATAAAGTTTCCTTAACTGGAAAATATTATTACTATACAATTGAGAATTTGTCAGGTAAATCATTAAAAGAGAAAGGAATTAAAACCGAATTGGGTTTTCCTATTGCTTAA